A single genomic interval of Eleutherodactylus coqui strain aEleCoq1 chromosome 3, aEleCoq1.hap1, whole genome shotgun sequence harbors:
- the CDC42EP1 gene encoding cdc42 effector protein 1, which translates to MSLGSLPVIKNLVSRSRRERVPLTPEMISPPLGDFRHTMHVGRKGEVFGDTSFLTHCHEKHRHPRWNYITKKLRQARWMSPERQSLGHPISPPPPISPIIKNAVSLPHLSKHSWDEETDGNLDEAWNSISESHSHYRVESGFCTMPRLSSSEEPSEDANSQKPDDDWASSGLPDREDCSICTVPLEPSSTLYHSDSMQSLVIDFGPSLMTEILEGISFSNTQTKMEGTSVHNDKSMLTANNNPSNFDVTLDKSKSEAHQFHCDIQETKGLVSWEPTTIAEEMEIDTDSGITGSEQGSRGLTGDLWDSGDGSEIEM; encoded by the exons ATGAGTCTGGGCAGTCTTCCAGTCATAAAAAACCTGGTTTCTCGATCCAGACGAGAACGGGTGCCACTAACACCAGAAATGATCAGTCCTCCTCTGGGTGACTTTCGACACACAATGCATGTAGGACGAAAAGGAGAAGTTTTTGGAGACACCTCCTTTCTAACCCACTGTCATGAGAAGCACAGGCATCCTCGCTGGAACTACATCACCAAAAAGCTACGCCAGGCTCGATGGATGTCTCCTGAACGACAGTCTCTTGGACATCCAATATCACCTCCTCCACCTATTTCTCCCATTATTAAGAATGCTGTATCCTTGCCACATCTCAGTAAGCATAGCTGGGACGAAGAGACAGATGGGAATCTAGACGAGGCCTGGAACTCTATATCAGAGTCACACAGTCATTATC gtGTAGAATCTGGATTTTGCACCATGCCCCGACTCTCATCATCCGAGGAACCCTCAGAGGACGCTAATTCTCAGAAACCTGATGATGACTGGGCCAGTTCTGGACTTCCAGATAGAGAAGACTGCAGTATTTGCACAGTTCCCTTGGAGCCTTCCAGCACTCTGTATCACTCTGATTCCATGCAATCCTTGGTTATAGACTTTGGCCCATCACTTATGACTGAAATCCTAGAAGGTATTAGTTTCTCAAATACTCAAACTAAAATGGAAGGCACAAGTGTCCACAATGATAAAAGTATGTTAACAGCTAACAATAATCCGTCCAACTTTGATGTAACTTTAGACAAAAGCAAATCTGAAGCACACCAATTCCATTGTGATATCCAAGAAACGAAAGGTCTTGTAAGTTGGGAACCAACCACAATAGCTGAGGAAATGGAGATTGATACAGACAGTGGGATAACAGGATCGGAACAGGGAAGCAGAGGTCTCACCGGTGATCTATGGGACTCTGGAGATGGCTCTGAAATAGAAATGTAG